The Phacochoerus africanus isolate WHEZ1 chromosome 15, ROS_Pafr_v1, whole genome shotgun sequence genome has a segment encoding these proteins:
- the C15H10orf88 gene encoding ATPase PAAT isoform X1: METGAVDAPLTRRPTLASSWDAACGALAQSLRLARAGLGARDADWEQLLAPPATGQDLVILKRSLHRQGENPCFLHVRCDPRGGEEMVSVGVLSSARNMEVYLGEEYCGTSRGKSVCNVLDNSEQEKIILYKTYLKLESSTRACKIKLLSFGEKQCVFISRVVVHVRPVSPESPASCPRLGSRIDLERVQTIMESMGSKLSPGAQQLMSMVRFQQQQMCIPIGEPPQSPWGSAGSTPGVGARASSASGASAKSTSTPFPFRTGLTSGNRTEDVQAHPDQRTQPAAGGPVTSLQECPLGPQNQSLLENALKAAVSSFSPKKAGDSAPVANSELPPFLQNLCHQVSHLRLGPHSKWQESITRPGEGPAGLPMDEQSICSSLEKMLSKNMEVMEKKLTDYIDQRIYKLQEHIDNKIALLVDLLQNPNSPPSGMPLRHYDSGERLSNGER, from the exons ATGGAGACCGGGGCCGTGGACGCGCCGCTCACCCGCCGCCCGACGTTGGCGTCTTCCTGGGATGCCGCCTGCGGAGCCCTGGCCCAGAGCCTCCGTCTCGCCCGGGCGGGCCTCGGCGCCCGGGACGCCGACTGGGAGCAGCTGCTGGCGCCGCCTGCCACGGG CCAGGATCTGGTGATTTTGAAAAGGAGCTTGCACCGCCAGGGTGAAAACCCCTGCTTCCTTCACGTGAGATGTGACCCTCGTGGAGGTGAAGAAATGGTTTCTGTTGGCGTCTTAAGTTCAGCACGAAATATGGAAGTGTACTTAGGAGAGGAGTACTGTGGAACCAGCAGGGGCAAGAGTGTTTGTAATGTTCTGGATAACAG tgaacaGGAAAAGATTATTTTGTACAAAACATACCTAAAATTGGAGTCTTCCACACGTGCTTGTAAAATAAAG CTGCTCTCGTTTGGTGAAAAGCAGTGTGTGTTCATCAGTAGAGTCGTGGTCCACGTGAGGCCCGTGTCCCCGGAGTCTCCGGCAAGCTGTCCTCGTCTGGGGTCAAGGATAGACCTGGAGCGGGTCCAAACCATCATGGAGTCCATGGGCTCCAAGCTGTCCCCTGGAGCTCAGCAGCTGATGAGTATGGTTCGGTTTCAGCAGCAGCAG ATGTGCATTCCCATCGGCGAGCCGCCCCAGTCGCCTTGGGGAAGCGCTGGCTCCACGCCCGGGGTTGGAGCACGAGCATCCTCCGCTTCGGGAGCCTCGGCCAAGTCGACCTCCACACCTTTTCCCTTCCGAACCGGCCTGACGTCTGGAAACCGGACCGAAGACGTGCAGGCTCACCCGGACCAAAGGACGCAGCCAGCGGCCGGGGGCCCTGTTACCAGCCTCCAGGAGTGTCCCCTGGGGCCACAGAACCAGTCTCTTCTTGAGAATGCGCTTAAGGCTGCAGTCTCTTCTTTCTCACCGAAGAAAGCGGGTGACAGCGCCCCCGTAGCTAACTCGGAGCTGCCACCTTTCCTCCAGAACTTGTGTCATCAAGTGAGCCATCTCCGCCTGGGACCTCACAGCAAGTGGCAGGAGAGCATCACCAGGCCCGGCGAAGGCCCTGCTGGGCTTCC aaTGGACGAACAATCCATTTGTTCCTCCTTGGAAAAGATGCTTTCTAAAAATATGGAAGTGATGGAAAAGAAGCTCACGGACTACATCGATCAGCGAATTTATAAACTCCAGGAGCACATAGATAATAAGATTGCTTTGTTGGTGGACTTGCTGCAAAATCCCAACTCCCCACCCTCTGGGATGCCTCTAAGACACTATGACTCTGGAGAAAGACTTTCAAATGGAGAAAGATAA
- the C15H10orf88 gene encoding ATPase PAAT isoform X2, whose protein sequence is MVSVGVLSSARNMEVYLGEEYCGTSRGKSVCNVLDNSEQEKIILYKTYLKLESSTRACKIKLLSFGEKQCVFISRVVVHVRPVSPESPASCPRLGSRIDLERVQTIMESMGSKLSPGAQQLMSMVRFQQQQMCIPIGEPPQSPWGSAGSTPGVGARASSASGASAKSTSTPFPFRTGLTSGNRTEDVQAHPDQRTQPAAGGPVTSLQECPLGPQNQSLLENALKAAVSSFSPKKAGDSAPVANSELPPFLQNLCHQVSHLRLGPHSKWQESITRPGEGPAGLPMDEQSICSSLEKMLSKNMEVMEKKLTDYIDQRIYKLQEHIDNKIALLVDLLQNPNSPPSGMPLRHYDSGERLSNGER, encoded by the exons ATGGTTTCTGTTGGCGTCTTAAGTTCAGCACGAAATATGGAAGTGTACTTAGGAGAGGAGTACTGTGGAACCAGCAGGGGCAAGAGTGTTTGTAATGTTCTGGATAACAG tgaacaGGAAAAGATTATTTTGTACAAAACATACCTAAAATTGGAGTCTTCCACACGTGCTTGTAAAATAAAG CTGCTCTCGTTTGGTGAAAAGCAGTGTGTGTTCATCAGTAGAGTCGTGGTCCACGTGAGGCCCGTGTCCCCGGAGTCTCCGGCAAGCTGTCCTCGTCTGGGGTCAAGGATAGACCTGGAGCGGGTCCAAACCATCATGGAGTCCATGGGCTCCAAGCTGTCCCCTGGAGCTCAGCAGCTGATGAGTATGGTTCGGTTTCAGCAGCAGCAG ATGTGCATTCCCATCGGCGAGCCGCCCCAGTCGCCTTGGGGAAGCGCTGGCTCCACGCCCGGGGTTGGAGCACGAGCATCCTCCGCTTCGGGAGCCTCGGCCAAGTCGACCTCCACACCTTTTCCCTTCCGAACCGGCCTGACGTCTGGAAACCGGACCGAAGACGTGCAGGCTCACCCGGACCAAAGGACGCAGCCAGCGGCCGGGGGCCCTGTTACCAGCCTCCAGGAGTGTCCCCTGGGGCCACAGAACCAGTCTCTTCTTGAGAATGCGCTTAAGGCTGCAGTCTCTTCTTTCTCACCGAAGAAAGCGGGTGACAGCGCCCCCGTAGCTAACTCGGAGCTGCCACCTTTCCTCCAGAACTTGTGTCATCAAGTGAGCCATCTCCGCCTGGGACCTCACAGCAAGTGGCAGGAGAGCATCACCAGGCCCGGCGAAGGCCCTGCTGGGCTTCC aaTGGACGAACAATCCATTTGTTCCTCCTTGGAAAAGATGCTTTCTAAAAATATGGAAGTGATGGAAAAGAAGCTCACGGACTACATCGATCAGCGAATTTATAAACTCCAGGAGCACATAGATAATAAGATTGCTTTGTTGGTGGACTTGCTGCAAAATCCCAACTCCCCACCCTCTGGGATGCCTCTAAGACACTATGACTCTGGAGAAAGACTTTCAAATGGAGAAAGATAA